The DNA region GCAAAAAGTACTGGATTTTCAGATATTCAGAAAATAAAAAAGCCCGTCAGCTTTCACTCGGAGCATATCCTGATATTTCGCTTAAAGACGCAAGATTAAAACGCGATGAAATTCAAGCTAAACGCGCAAAAGGCGAAAGCCCTTCACGAAGCAAAGAGCCGCAGACCTTTTCAGAAATTGTTAATGAGTGGCTGAAAGTCAGAATGCAAAATAAAGACGAAGGTTATTTGAAAACAATTAAACTTCGCCTTAACAAATATATTCTTCCTGAAATAGGCGCAATGCCTTTAGCGAAAATAAATTCAAGAGATATTTTATA from Synergistaceae bacterium includes:
- a CDS encoding integrase arm-type DNA-binding domain-containing protein, producing MLTELQAKTAKPKEKYYMLRDDRGLYLRVDTSGKKYWIFRYSENKKARQLSLGAYPDISLKDARLKRDEIQAKRAKGESPSRSKEPQTFSEIVNEWLKVRMQNKDEGYLKTIKLRLNKYILPEIGAMPLAKINSRDIL